A window of the Alnus glutinosa chromosome 4, dhAlnGlut1.1, whole genome shotgun sequence genome harbors these coding sequences:
- the LOC133866692 gene encoding putative GDP-L-fucose synthase 2, whose protein sequence is MGDSSNGSSFSGDKSAKIFVAGHRGLVGSAIVRKLRHLGFTNLVLRTHAELDLTRQSDVDAFFAAEKPRFVILAAAKVGGIHANSTYPADFIAVNLQIQTNVIDSSHRHGVHKLLFLGSSCIYPKFAPQPIPEEALLTAPLEPTNEWYAVAKIAGIKMCEAYRIQFGFDAISGMPTNLYGPNDNFHPENSHVLPALMRRFHEAKVNNAKEVVVWGTGSPLREFLHVDDLADAVAFLMERYSGLGHVNVGSGKEVSIKELAEMVKEVVGFQGELVWDSSKPDGTPRKLMDSSKLAGLGWTPKIPLRDGLVDTYKWYLENVKQ, encoded by the exons ATGGGAGACTCCTCCAacg GATCATCCTTCTCCGGCGACAAGTCGGCGAAGATCTTCGTCGCCGGCCACCGGGGCCTGGTCGGCTCGGCCATCGTGCGGAAGCTCCGCCACCTGGGCTTTACCAACCTCGTCCTGCGCACCCACGCCGAGCTCGACCTGACACGCCAGAGCGACGTGGACGCCTTCTTTGCCGCCGAGAAGCCCCGGTTCGTGATCCTCGCCGCGGCCAAGGTCGGCGGCATCCACGCTAACAGCACCTACCCCGCCGACTTCATCGCCGTGAACCTCCAGATCCAGACCAACGTCATTGACTCCTCCCACCGCCACGGCGTCCACAAGCTCCTCTTCCTCGGCTCCTCCTGCATCTACCCCAAATTCGCACCCCAACCCATCCCGGAAGAAGCACTCCTCACCGCTCCCTTGGAGCCCACCAACGAATGGTACGCCGTGGCCAAGATCGCCGGGATCAAGATGTGCGAAGCCTATAGAATTCAATTTGGATTCGACGCGATTTCGGGGATGCCCACGAACTTATACGGCCCGAATGACAATTTCCACCCCGAAAACTCGCACGTGTTGCCGGCGCTGATGCGGAGGTTTCACGAGGCGAAGGTGAACAATGCGAAGGAGGTGGTGGTGTGGGGGACTGGGAGTCCGCTGAGGGAGTTCTTGCATGTGGACGATTTGGCCGACGCGGTGGCGTTTTTGATGGAGAGGTATAGTGGGTTGGGGCACGTGAATGTGGGGAGTGGGAAGGAGGTGAGCATTAAGGAATTGGCTGAGATGGTGAAGGAAGTGGTGGGGTTTCAGGGAGAGCTTGTCTGGGATTCGTCCAAGCCCGACGGGACTCCTCGGAAGCTCATGGATAGCTCGAAGCTTGCTGGGTTGGGTTGGACGCCCAAGATTCCACTCAGGGATGGTCTCGTTGATACCTACAAGTGGTACTTGGAGAATGTCAAGCAATGA
- the LOC133865632 gene encoding S-adenosylmethionine decarboxylase proenzyme-like yields MTILSHDAPPPSPIGFEGFEKRLEITFSEPPFFTDPQGLGLRALTRPQIDSILDAARCTIVSHLSNSELDSYVLSESSLFIYPSKLVIKTCGTTKLLLSIPPILGLAESLSLAVVSVKYSRGSFIFPNAQPAPHRSFTEEVTALNEFFGHMNPKAFVIGDSTVPNRNWHIYSAATEGKRTDPIALEMCMTGLDSNKASVFFKKSEGYVAGEMTKMSGISEIIPSHVICDFEFDPCGYSMNGIDGSAYSTVHVTPEDGFSYASYETLGFDPEATGFEPLVKRVLKCFGPAEFSVAITCFGGVNWATECADVDGYTCESVVKQELPGGGCVVYLAYAAKAKVGGCPVPTPTKAVMNCWKEVALEEEEGVACPCVWSA; encoded by the coding sequence ATGACCATCCTCAGCCACGACGCTCCACCGCCTTCACCAATAGGTTTCGAAGGTTTCGAAAAGCGGCTCGAGATCACGTTCTCTGAGCCGCCGTTTTTCACTGACCCACAGGGGCTCGGTCTCCGGGCGCTGACTCGCCCGCAGATCGACTCCATCCTCGACGCGGCTCGCTGCACCATCGTGTCACACCTCTCCAACTCGGAGCTCGACTCATACGTTCTTTCCGAGTCAAGCCTTTTCATCTACCCTTCCAAACTCGTCATCAAAACCTGTGGGACAACCAAGCTCCTCCTATCGATCCCACCTATTCTCGGACTCGCCGAGTCGCTCTCGCTTGCTGTCGTTTCAGTCAAGTACTCCCGCGGGAGCTTCATTTTCCCGAATGCCCAACCTGCCCCTCACCGTAGCTTCACTGAGGAAGTCACCGCTCTGAATGAGTTCTTTGGGCACATGAACCCCAAGGCCTTTGTGATCGGGGATTCGACGGTCCCGAATCGTAACTGGCACATTTACTCCGCCGCGACGGAGGGTAAACGGACGGACCCGATTGCTCTCGAGATGTGCATGACCGGGTTGGACAGCAACAAGGCGTCCGTATTTTTCAAGAAATCGGAGGGATACGTAGCTGGTGAAATGACCAAAATGTCCGGAATATCCGAGATTATTCCTTCTCACGTGATTTGCGACTTCGAGTTTGACCCGTGTGGGTACTCCATGAATGGGATTGACGGGTCTGCTTATTCAACCGTGCACGTGACTCCAGAGGACGGGTTCAGTTACGCCAGCTACGAAACCCTAGGGTTCGACCCGGAGGCCACTGGGTTCGAGCCGCTGGTCAAGAGGGTGCTCAAGTGCTTTGGTCCGGCTGAGTTTTCCGTTGCAATCACTTGCTTTGGTGGCGTCAACTGGGCCACGGAATGTGCTGACGTGGATGGATACACGTGTGAGAGCGTGGTGAAGCAGGAGCTGCCAGGTGGCGGGTGCGTGGTGTACCTGGCTTACGCGGCAAAGGCTAAGGTGGGTGGTTGCCCGGTGCCCACACCAACAAAAGCTGTCATGAATTGCTGGAAGGAGGTAGCGTTGGAGGAAGAGGAGGGTGTTGCGTGTCCATGCGTTTGGTCAGCGTAG